The Cryptomeria japonica chromosome 2, Sugi_1.0, whole genome shotgun sequence region attatttaaattaaatttatacaaaatcaattgtaatattaattttaaaaaataatgtaaTTAAAAATTAGGTTGACTCTTAtctttatttaataatttcaatattaattaaatataacattattattactaatgcatatttgtttttatcaaataaatcatattttaattaattgtacaaatgaggcatacataccttatcccttgtgggatttgaacttgtgacctctctttcaagagcacaagttctccaccactagaccaGCTTATGGTGAAGGAAAATCAAGTGGGTGATTAGAACTCCAGGAAAACAGATAGTAGGTACATAATTAATGTAACATCTATTGTTTGTGTGGattcaaaagaacaaaaaaaatgctTTAATTGAAAGTTTTATTAGTGTAAACTGACAAGGTCTATAATCAAAGATTGCATTGTGACAAATTGGAAAACAAAACCAATACTATATTCTGgttttaaattagattttattcTAATCATTCCTCTATTTTCCTTTCTTAATCTTCCCTCATCATGTGTTAGATTGCACAATGAATACATCTTCAAATGCATTATAACATCAACATGTggttggtttttttttgttttttttttgaaataaatagatTACAACATGATGAATAACCATGCATCTAGATCAGAATTCTTCCTTTCACTAAACACCTATAAAGAAAAGATCTCATCTGTTAAAATTTCTCATTTGAGAAAACAAGGAGAATCCCATCCCAACCCATCTGTTAAGACTAAACAACTATGAACAGAAGATCCCATCTGTTAAAATTTCTCAGAAATCAAACGTGACCCAATCAGAAGTGGAATAATCCAAACATTTTGAAGAGCCTGGGTGCTTATAGGAGGTCCCACAAGGTGCCCGAATTGTCTAGCTTTGAAGTGATATGATCGTCTTGATTCTCTTGGGTGGGAGACGAGGATTGAAAGCTATATCCTCCTCCCGATTCATCCCCAGCGATGATGGACAAAAGATTACTACGTTGTAGATGCATGAATAATAGGTCTGCTTGAGCTTTAGCCAATTGCGATTGCAGTGTAAATATATGATGTTGCAGCTGAGAAATGGCTCCAGCGCACCCATACACGGGATCTCTAACCCTCGCGTTTGCCTCATACACCATGCTACTCACTGCATCTGCTCTGCGCTCCTCTGGAATAGTCTGTGTTCCAGTTCCACACACACCATTATATCCATTCTCCTTCCTAGCATAAATAGTAATAACTTGTCTAAAACAGaagaatgataataataataaggcAGTATTAATTCACCTGAAGCATTTTGATAATGTTACATGCACCAAATACTGTATGTGCAGTAGCAAACTTTTGAGGATCATGGGGAGGAAAGTAAGGAGCCAGCACGCATGTATCTGGGTCGCATCTTCTCCTTAGGATCTTACACGCGGCGCATGGAGATGCAATCTCAgctttctccctctctcccaatcccATATCTGCAAAAACATTCCGCCATTATCAATTAAAATGACTAAGATCAATCCACCCACATAAATTTTTTGGAGAAATTTGTTTATCAACGCACCCAGAAACCATAGAGAGTGCATATGTTGGAAATTGGGATATGTTTATAAAACTCAGAATGCGTACCTGGGAAAAAGCTTGATATATATGCTGTAGCTGTaatttagggtttttcttttttggTGTGTTGATTTTAGATGGAGTGAAGAAACATAAGGATGCTTATTAATCCACTTATACGTGCAAAACTGGTAGAGCTGTGTTGGTGGGGAAGAAAGTTTATTGATGGTGATGAGGCGGCTGTTGCAAAGTATTCATCCAAAGGCGGCGGCTGTTGCAAAGTATTCATTCAACTCCTTCCACACACATTTCTCATGACCTTTATCGAAATCAAGAGTAtattattattatctttattaaGAAAAAAAGGAGGACAAGCAGTCAAATCAAGAgtgttttaaagttgatttaaatAGTTACCAATTAAAAGTAAAAGTCTCTTTGATGATGACTCCCTTATTTTTTCAGCTTGTCTTTTGTGAATAAAGCTTATAACCACTAAAATATTGCATACTTGACTCACATGTCATGATAGACTTGACATTGTAATAAACTTGCAAATTCTATAATAAACTTGCATAAGAGTTCAAGTCCCTCACGGTAGGGTGATGTATAGGGAAATCGACTTTTTATTTACACCATTAGTTTCTTCACACGATGATATGTGTATCTTTCTATACATATCTTTAAAATTGTTATGTGGGTCCACTAAGGAAAACAAGGATCTTAAATCTATGACTAGTTAGGTGTTTTTTTGGAAGAGTAGACTttagatttttttaatattatgtaaattaatttttgagtttttcaaattttatttcatgACTCATCATTTAACAAGAGTTTCATCTAAATAGTTAGATTGATTAAAGAtatctatttttctttaatatttatttagAATTTATAAATAAAACATGTAAATAACTATTATGATCACATtttcataaatatttaaataaatggaTTAAATTAGTGAATAATTAATTTAGATATACAAGATGGAGTACATAATTGAAATGTCTAAAAACTTGAATGAGTAGATAGGTGTATTTAGTTTTAAAATTGAGGATGAAGGTTTTATATTGACTCTTGACTAGATCACTTTATTCTTGTAGAAAATAAACTATTTATGTttgttttttataaagataaacgggttttacatggacccgaaaccaagagTTTTACAGAAACTGGTCATCAACCAACCAAACAGAAATCAACAGCAAAACAGGGGAACACCCTAGATTGagcacaaaagaaaaaagaaacaacagGCACAAAACATAGACAAACACCCAATTAAGCGAGTGCACcaactccttgttcttctggatggtaaccttgttgatttcctccaagtcctccacaatgaacctggaggtacccttattgctGCTCCTGCTTCTAGTCCTGGAACTAGGGCCTGTAGTTTTATTGCCACCCACAACAGAGTCTTCACCACCTAGATCTTTCTTTTTGTTACTATCACCAGGAAAATCACTGTCAATAGGATTGGATATGTACgccaccatggcattgatcttttccagcccctccatactatttctcatggcctccttgcttatgtctaccagattcttaaggttattcttgatctcctccatagactactcgaccttctcaattctttgctcatgattacatttcataacctccaCATCATGGGAAAACTTCTAGGTTATGATCATGAGCTTCTCCATTTTGTAAGTCTCAGGCGAATCAGTGAAGATATCATttatctccttaatcccctctttgagggtatcaatctccttccccacccacttccaGCAGTTCTCCTGGCTTCTAGTCGCTTCCATCACCAGATTCATCAGAGTACTTTTCTTCTGTAAGccactatccacatctttaggCAAAGTCCCCTGCTTCTCCTTCAGGACATGAAGAGGAATGTCTAATTTGATTTCCTGGTCCAAGGTCTTGGGACCATAGTCTTTAGCAAccaacttcttttttttttaataaggctCAGTTTTAGAAACCATCTTGTTGgtcgatttatatttacttgcagccCATCTGGGGGTGTTTCTTGTTGCTATGGGTTCCaggagtgaccaacatctcaccctcttcaaccgGCTTGTAATTAGGGTCAACAAGACGTTTGACgctcccactatcctccatctccatatccatCTCAAAGACATCTTGAAAATCAGTATTAGGGATTTGGCCTTTCTCagagagagagggcacaacttcatggGCTTTGGCGTACTCCATAATGAGGACAACAAGCCCTTCATGGAGGATCGGATTATTCAAATTCTCggcatgtttttcaagactattctctaaagaagaaactagatagaatggaatcaaaataatttttccatgcctaaagtgatttaagatggtaaaatgataagaaaagatactggcatatctaccatcaagcgtaatgtacctcataatgaattCGGCCATATCTGCCTAGGGAGCCATTAGGTCCTTTCTGTTGTAGCCACCATCTGCCATTTTATTAACTCTTAAACACTCcttatctttataaaaaaaaatcgcCATGTCTTCCTCCCCAATTTTTTTGTCTCTGTAAAACCTTCTGCCATTCATAGCCAAACTCGTAACCGTAGCCACTAGGGTTTCATCCACCTAAAATTCAgcaccataagccctcaaaacccctttcttccacACGTTGACAAACATTTCCATGagtagaggagaagggccatggagtctttccaagaagggaaccatccccccatcaacaatttcctaccacacctccttatttttcttccatttatcaaaagtgggttgttcttgcctattcttgtccccacctaTAATGGTCCGGGTTGCCAAACAAAAGCGGGAAACGATTTATGTTTGTTATGATTTACAAAATTTGTAATAAACTtatattatttgaattaaatttatgCAAACTTAATTATAACGttaattaaaaaataatgtaaTTGAATTCATGAAATTTCCACAGTCAATAATGATATGCTTGTTATTCTTTTAGATTTGTCTATGTAGATTTTGATGTTACCAACATTTCAgatcaaacaccatgatccatcatTCGGGCCTCTATTCTCTCTTCTCATCCTTTCTTCTTCGTTCCCTGGCTCCTCTCCTTCCCTTTGCGTCTTGTATATAtgtttatgtacatatatatgtatatatatagatatacatatgtgtatacacacacacacatatatacacacacacatgtatgtatgtatgtatgtatatacatatgtgtatacacacacacatatatacatacacaaacacatgtatgtatgtatcacCATGGGTTGTGAAACAACACTATTGTTGGGTTGCGATGTAGGTTGTTGCATGTTCTGGGT contains the following coding sequences:
- the LOC131065249 gene encoding LOB domain-containing protein 1-like isoform X1; its protein translation is MHSLWFLDMGLGEREKAEIASPCAACKILRRRCDPDTCVLAPYFPPHDPQKFATAHTVFGACNIIKMLQTIPEERRADAVSSMVYEANARVRDPVYGCAGAISQLQHHIFTLQSQLAKAQADLLFMHLQRSNLLSIIAGDESGGGYSFQSSSPTQENQDDHITSKLDNSGTLWDLL
- the LOC131065249 gene encoding LOB domain-containing protein 1-like isoform X2; this translates as MGLGEREKAEIASPCAACKILRRRCDPDTCVLAPYFPPHDPQKFATAHTVFGACNIIKMLQTIPEERRADAVSSMVYEANARVRDPVYGCAGAISQLQHHIFTLQSQLAKAQADLLFMHLQRSNLLSIIAGDESGGGYSFQSSSPTQENQDDHITSKLDNSGTLWDLL